CCTTAGGTGAACAGCCCAGAGAAGCCACAGGAATCCACAAAACGTTTTGATTATTTTCTCTGACAAGGCCTTCAGCTACACAAGATATACAGTTCTGGACGTCCTGAGAATTTCTGTACCTGCTCATCCTTCACAACCATAGTGACTAAATGTAGTGAGCGACCTTTTAAAAGAGGCACATTCTAACCATTATGTTGTAGTCTCCTCCAATCTCTATTAATCCAGTGTTTCTGTAACAATTATCACTTCCCTGGCCCCTTTAATCTTAAAATCATTGATGTTACCCTACAGAATTCAGGACATCAGGGCACACAGTTCCGCTGCAGGACCTGGGGAACAGATTTCCCTCAACAGTGCTGAGCACGATGAAATATCGCCTGTGAACAAGAGAATAAGTTTATGTTGCTCTCAGAAGCACTAAAGGTTGTCACAGCAACCAAAAACAGCCCCCTCCTCAGTTTGAACTCCAAACCCACAAAACATCATGGCCTGCCATCTAAAAATTAAGACCACAAAGCCCTGCAGTCTTTCCTTGAAGGTTTTGAGCAGCAATGCAACCTAGGCCAAAACTGGAGAGGCATATTCTGCCATCATACTGTCCCTGCTGAGGCACAGTTTGGGATCCTGACCAGAGCAGTTCATCTCTTCAAGCCAGCAAACCCAGTTAACAACAAACCACCCCATACAGTGAACAGAACCCCTGAGATTAATGGTGACTTAAACAATAAGACCTTTATTATACAAACAAGAGCAATGGAAGGCAGACTGTTCCCCAGGCTGGTGACTTGGAGGCTGGAAAATCCCATCACTAGAGTCTCATGAGATCAATAATATCCCTGAAAAATGTAGTCCATCTTTTCAAATCACCAATGGAGTCCTCTAGGCCAAAACTGGGTAAGGTCCACGATTTAACTcatgagggaggaaaaaaactgGGAAAGACTAAGTGTTCAAGCTACTCATGAATCATCCAGCAAATGGGAGAGCACTGGGGTTTCCTTCCCTGAACACACTAGGTTGGGTGAATGTTGCACACTATGGGCATCTGCCAGGTGGTTAGAGGTGAAATGACTTCTGCTACAGAACTGGCAGTGACAGAAATCTGGCAAGGGCCCTGGACAGCTTAAAAAGTGCAATGCAGCTCCCACATAACTGGAATTTAAGTGGATGTTTGGATGTATGTGGTTCAATACAGGCAAATGGCATCTTCATAAGGGATCTCCTCCTGTGTTGTTGCACTGAACAAAGAAATCGTATATACCTGCACATTGAAGATAGTTCTCCCATTTGAAATCTGTGATATCCAATGAGGTAAGTTCTTCAGCAGAAGGCTTTCTCACACTCACTGAATGTATAAGGCCTTTCTCCACTGCGAATTCTCTGGAGTGTATTGAGGCTAGACTTTGGCCAAACGATTTTCCACATCTGCCACACTCATAAGGCTTTCATCCAATGTGACACTATGGTGTTTTAGGAGCCTGGAGATGAATTTCCCACATTCAAATGCACGTAAAGCCTTTCTCCAATGTGAACACTCTAGTGGTCACTGAAGTTGGACCTATGGGTAAAGGATTTCCCACATCCACTGCACTCATCAGGCCTTTAACCAGTGTGAACTCTTCGGTGTTTAATGAGGCTGGAGCTATGGctaaaagatttcccacattcgCTGCACTCATAAggcttttctccagtgtgaattctccTGTGTTTAATGAGGCTGGAGTTTTGAGTaaaggatttcccacattcacaGCACTCATAAGGCCTTGATCCAGTGTGAACTCTCTGGTGTTTCAAGAGACTGGAGCTGTAAGTAAAGAATTTCCCACACTCgttgcactcataaggcctttctccagtgtgaactctcCGATGTTGCAGAAGTGCAGAGCTCTGGctaaaagatttcccacattcgCTGCACTTATAAGGCCTTTCTCCACTATGAACTCTACGGTGTTCAATGAGGCTAGAGTTTTGAGTAAAGGATTTTCCGCATTCACTGCACTCATAGGGCCTTGATCCAGAGTGAACTCTCTGGTGTTTTATGAGACTGGAGTGGTAGGTAAAGAATTTCCCACActcactgcactcataaggcctttctccagtgtgaacaCTCCGGTGTTGAAGGAGTGCAGAGCTTTCGCTaaaggatttcccacattcactacaCTCATATGGCCTTTCCCCAGTATGAATTCTCCGATGTTTAATGAGGTTGGATTTGTTGCTAAATAATTTTCCACATTCGTCACACTCATGAGGCCTCGCTCCAGTGTGAACTCTCCGGTGTTGAATGAGGCTAGAGCTTTGCCTAAAGGTTTTTCCACATTCTCCACACTTATAAGGCTTTTCCCCAGTATGAACTCTCCAATGGTCATTGAGGCTGTAGCTTTTGctaaaagatttcccacattcgCTGCACATGTAGAATTTTTCTCTAGTGGGGACTCTTTGGTGCTGAAAAAGCATGTGTTTGCAACTAAAGTCTTCAGTACATTCTCCAGAGTTATAATGAGTTTCCCCCCTGTGAAAGGCAGCTCCACATTCAGTTCCCTTGTTTGACTTCTCCCTGGTGTGTGTGGACTCCCCAcgggaaagggacttccctgacacaAAAAATTTGCAGTCTTTCATAAATGAGGCTCTGTCCATGTTGCTTCTGAAACATTTCTCTCCAATGTTCTGCTTTTGGTGCTGAAGTTTTGCACTGAAATACAATTGCTGCTCCCATGCCCCAGTATCATACAGTTTCTGCCTCTGATGCTCAGTCAAGTGCAAAATGTCTCCCAAGTCCGGGCCGCATATCTCACAAAAATGGGCCTTTTGGGTGGACACACCTGCCTTGGAAGTACTGACCTGTGACCTTCTATGTACAGAAATGCTCTGTTCAGGAGGTGCCTCTTCATGCTCTGCTCCATGCCAACAACCTGAAAGCAAGTAATGCTGGTGAAGTGCACATTGACTTTGGTGGGAGGGGACAGCTACTACAAAAGTGTGTGTAACAAACCTAGGAACCTGTCCATGGGATTGTTTGCAGGAGCAAGGAGTTGGTTCCAGTTGAGGATGGTGCTGCTTAGCACTACTGAGCTATAAAGATCACAGAATGGGAGAGGTCTCATGAGGTGAAGGACACAACCTTGTGGTGGACACAAAAAGAAGAGACAGGGTATGCAGTTCCTTCTTCTACAAAGAACTTTGAAAAGGAACCTGTCTGCTGGTGACACATGAACACTGTATAAAA
Above is a window of Balaenoptera ricei isolate mBalRic1 chromosome 19, mBalRic1.hap2, whole genome shotgun sequence DNA encoding:
- the LOC132354034 gene encoding zinc finger protein 154-like, translated to MLATCFCLTSVRDLGIVGPPRGDGIEKVREEGLSPRHRGGSEVRRHRPGAPLQAQERARRACVPPLPAPLRPQSPMAAAALRNLCQGSVTFEDVAVYFSWEEWDLLDDAQRCLYHNVMLENLALITSLGCWHGAEHEEAPPEQSISVHRRSQVSTSKAGVSTQKAHFCEICGPDLGDILHLTEHQRQKLYDTGAWEQQLYFSAKLQHQKQNIGEKCFRSNMDRASFMKDCKFFVSGKSLSRGESTHTREKSNKGTECGAAFHRGETHYNSGECTEDFSCKHMLFQHQRVPTREKFYMCSECGKSFSKSYSLNDHWRVHTGEKPYKCGECGKTFRQSSSLIQHRRVHTGARPHECDECGKLFSNKSNLIKHRRIHTGERPYECSECGKSFSESSALLQHRSVHTGERPYECSECGKFFTYHSSLIKHQRVHSGSRPYECSECGKSFTQNSSLIEHRRVHSGERPYKCSECGKSFSQSSALLQHRRVHTGERPYECNECGKFFTYSSSLLKHQRVHTGSRPYECCECGKSFTQNSSLIKHRRIHTGEKPYECSECGKSFSHSSSLIKHRRVHTG